From the genome of Naumannella halotolerans, one region includes:
- the ribD gene encoding bifunctional diaminohydroxyphosphoribosylaminopyrimidine deaminase/5-amino-6-(5-phosphoribosylamino)uracil reductase RibD, whose protein sequence is MAIPEAMDLAVSASRAARGLSRPNPPVGAVILDADQSLVGVGHTQAAGGPHAEVVALREAGERARGGTAVVTLEPCAHTGRTGPCTQALLAAGVRNLVYAVADPNPVAAGGAADLAAAGVEVSVSGTEQVADGPLREWLFRTRTGRPYVTAKLATSLDGRVAAPDGSSQWITGPQAREHSHRVRAELDAIIVGTGTALADDPALTSRTPTGELTERQPGRVVVGRREIPATARLRGPGGRYVQVRSHDPAEALRACGDAANVQVEGGPQLLGAFLTAGLVDRVEAYLAPTLLGAGRSAIEAPAVTTLADRHDFALESVITLGADLLLTLCRG, encoded by the coding sequence ATGGCAATCCCCGAGGCGATGGACCTGGCTGTCTCGGCCAGTCGTGCAGCACGAGGGCTTTCCCGCCCCAATCCCCCGGTCGGCGCGGTGATCCTCGACGCCGATCAGAGCCTGGTCGGGGTCGGTCACACCCAGGCCGCCGGTGGTCCGCATGCCGAGGTGGTGGCCCTGCGGGAGGCCGGTGAGCGTGCCCGGGGTGGCACCGCGGTGGTCACTCTCGAACCGTGTGCCCACACCGGCCGGACCGGCCCCTGCACACAGGCGCTGCTGGCGGCCGGCGTGCGGAACCTGGTCTATGCCGTCGCCGACCCGAATCCGGTCGCCGCCGGTGGCGCAGCCGACCTGGCCGCCGCCGGGGTCGAGGTCTCGGTCAGCGGCACCGAGCAGGTCGCCGACGGCCCGCTGCGGGAATGGCTGTTCCGCACCCGCACGGGTCGCCCGTACGTGACGGCCAAACTGGCCACCAGCCTGGACGGCAGGGTCGCCGCTCCGGACGGCAGCAGTCAGTGGATCACCGGACCACAGGCCCGTGAACACAGCCATCGGGTACGCGCGGAACTGGACGCGATCATCGTCGGCACCGGCACCGCCCTGGCCGACGACCCGGCACTGACCTCCCGCACACCGACCGGCGAGCTGACCGAACGCCAACCCGGGCGGGTCGTCGTCGGTCGACGTGAGATCCCGGCCACCGCCAGACTGCGGGGACCCGGCGGCCGTTACGTGCAGGTACGGTCGCACGACCCCGCAGAGGCACTTCGGGCCTGCGGCGACGCCGCCAATGTGCAGGTCGAGGGGGGCCCGCAACTGCTCGGTGCATTCCTCACCGCCGGGTTGGTGGACCGGGTCGAGGCCTACCTGGCACCGACCCTTCTCGGTGCCGGCAGATCCGCGATCGAGGCTCCCGCCGTGACCACGCTGGCCGATCGGCACGACTTCGCCCTCGAGTCGGTGATCACGCTCGGAGCCGACCTGCTGCTGACCCTTTGCCGAGGCTGA
- a CDS encoding DUF3046 domain-containing protein translates to MRETELWERLDKHLGPAYSRVWAEQNVLPGLGRTVREAIADGVSFKRIWLAVWEALELPAAER, encoded by the coding sequence GTGCGTGAGACCGAGTTGTGGGAACGGCTGGACAAACATCTCGGGCCGGCCTACAGCCGGGTCTGGGCCGAGCAGAACGTCCTTCCCGGACTGGGGCGGACCGTCCGGGAGGCGATTGCCGACGGAGTCTCGTTCAAACGGATCTGGCTGGCGGTGTGGGAGGCATTGGAACTGCCCGCTGCCGAACGCTGA
- the recA gene encoding recombinase RecA: protein MAVADREKALETALAQIEKAHGKGSVMRLGEETRAPVETIPTGSIALDIALGIGGLPRGRVVEIYGPESSGKTTVALHAIANAQAGGGVCAFIDAEHALDPEYAKKLGVDTDALLVSQPDNGEQALEIADMLVRSGALDLIVIDSVAALTPRAEIEGEMGDSHVGLQARLMSQALRKMTGALSGAGTTAIFINQLREKIGVMFGSPETTTGGRALKFYSSVRLDVRRIETLKDGTDMVGNRTRVKVVKNKVAPPFKQAEFDILYGQGISREGSLIDMGVEHALVRKAGAWFTYEGDQLGQGKENARTYLKSNPDVANELEKRIKEKLGIGPQVDVPAGVDPVTGEVAF, encoded by the coding sequence ATGGCCGTTGCAGATCGCGAGAAGGCGCTGGAGACGGCGCTCGCCCAGATCGAGAAGGCCCACGGCAAGGGTTCGGTGATGCGCCTGGGTGAGGAGACCCGGGCACCGGTGGAGACCATTCCGACCGGATCCATCGCCTTGGACATCGCTCTCGGGATCGGCGGTCTGCCGCGCGGCCGGGTGGTCGAGATCTACGGCCCGGAGTCGTCGGGCAAGACGACGGTGGCGCTGCATGCCATCGCCAACGCCCAGGCCGGCGGCGGTGTCTGTGCCTTCATCGATGCCGAGCACGCACTCGACCCGGAGTATGCCAAGAAGCTCGGGGTCGACACCGATGCCCTGTTGGTCTCCCAGCCCGACAACGGTGAGCAGGCCCTGGAGATCGCCGACATGTTGGTCCGTTCCGGTGCGCTGGACCTGATCGTGATCGACTCCGTCGCCGCGCTGACCCCGCGGGCCGAGATCGAGGGCGAGATGGGTGACAGCCACGTCGGTCTGCAGGCCCGGTTGATGAGCCAGGCGCTGCGGAAGATGACCGGTGCACTGAGTGGTGCCGGGACGACCGCGATCTTCATCAACCAGTTGCGCGAGAAGATCGGTGTGATGTTCGGCTCGCCGGAGACCACCACCGGTGGTCGTGCGCTGAAGTTCTACTCCTCGGTGCGACTCGATGTCCGTCGGATCGAGACCCTGAAGGACGGCACCGACATGGTCGGCAACCGCACCCGGGTGAAGGTGGTCAAGAACAAGGTGGCACCGCCGTTCAAGCAGGCCGAGTTCGACATCCTCTACGGTCAGGGCATCAGCCGCGAGGGCAGCCTGATCGACATGGGTGTGGAGCATGCGTTGGTCCGCAAGGCCGGTGCATGGTTCACCTACGAGGGGGACCAGCTCGGACAGGGCAAGGAGAATGCCCGGACCTACCTGAAGAGCAATCCCGATGTGGCCAATGAGTTGGAGAAGCGGATCAAGGAGAAGCTTGGCATCGGCCCGCAGGTCGATGTGCCGGCTGGCGTCGACCCGGTCACCGGTGAGGTGGCCTTCTGA
- a CDS encoding regulatory protein RecX — translation MNDADSSADAVDQVRQWLAQRGKLPADATAPTDQSRTADQARPVASARPADAAAPGGSMAHPGEPAAVDQQASSAGAGDRSSQGSGAAGTHQPGRRPRRGRRTQKRVSAEETGPLFSSDSEAEEEARTIVLRQLTGQARTRAELEKKLADKEIPADTAKQVLDRFTDVGLINDSEFARSWVESRQQRRNLSRTALRQELRRKGVDPEIIGDAVGIVETDDEYVAALDLAQRKVRTMGGLVPETRKRRLVGALARRGFSSSIVYRVLDEVLDAEPE, via the coding sequence GTGAACGACGCCGACTCCTCCGCCGATGCGGTTGATCAGGTACGCCAGTGGCTCGCCCAGCGTGGCAAACTCCCTGCCGACGCGACAGCGCCCACCGATCAGTCGCGGACCGCCGATCAGGCTCGGCCGGTCGCCTCGGCGCGCCCCGCCGATGCGGCGGCGCCCGGCGGTTCGATGGCGCACCCCGGGGAGCCGGCTGCCGTCGACCAGCAGGCATCCTCGGCGGGGGCCGGTGATCGTTCATCGCAGGGGTCTGGTGCCGCCGGCACTCACCAGCCCGGCCGTCGACCTCGGCGAGGCCGTCGGACACAGAAGCGTGTGAGCGCCGAGGAGACCGGCCCGCTGTTCAGCTCCGACAGCGAGGCCGAGGAGGAGGCCCGGACCATCGTGCTGCGGCAACTCACCGGCCAGGCCCGGACCAGAGCGGAGTTGGAGAAGAAGCTCGCCGACAAGGAGATCCCGGCGGACACGGCGAAGCAGGTCCTCGACCGGTTCACCGACGTCGGGTTGATCAACGATTCGGAGTTCGCCCGCTCGTGGGTGGAGTCCCGACAGCAGCGGCGCAATCTGTCCCGCACCGCGCTGCGCCAGGAACTGCGTCGCAAGGGTGTCGACCCCGAGATCATCGGTGACGCGGTCGGCATCGTCGAGACCGATGACGAATATGTCGCCGCGCTGGATCTGGCCCAGCGGAAGGTGCGCACCATGGGTGGGCTGGTGCCCGAGACCCGGAAGCGTCGTCTGGTCGGCGCGCTGGCCAGGCGCGGCTTCAGCTCCTCGATCGTCTACCGGGTGCTGGATGAGGTGCTCGACGCAGAGCCCGAGTGA
- a CDS encoding amino acid ABC transporter permease: MSRPVLFDEPGPKGRVINVVLGVVAVVLAVAVVASLLWLMRSQLGPSKWAPFAESDTWVYYVLPGLLNTLQAALLAVVLSLIFGVLLGMGRLSQLRAISVPCGIFVEFFRSVPVLVLMVFFYSMLGPLGILQGVYLPMAGVVLGLVFYNSTVIAELVRSGVHSLPRGQREAGLMVGLTEGQVLRSVLLPQAIASMLPALLNQLVVILKDTALGYIITYQELLQSMRIFATVQGNLVASFLVAAAIMIVLNFALTSIAQLIQKRLSRGRRSPTAGPIAPAAGVVADPAR; encoded by the coding sequence ATGAGCCGCCCCGTTCTCTTCGACGAGCCGGGCCCCAAGGGCCGGGTGATCAATGTCGTCCTCGGCGTGGTCGCGGTCGTGCTGGCCGTGGCGGTCGTGGCCAGTCTGCTGTGGTTGATGCGTTCCCAGCTCGGCCCGAGCAAGTGGGCGCCGTTCGCCGAGTCCGACACCTGGGTCTACTACGTGCTCCCCGGACTGTTGAACACCTTGCAGGCAGCGCTGCTGGCCGTGGTGCTGTCGTTGATCTTCGGGGTACTGCTCGGCATGGGCCGGCTGTCCCAACTCCGGGCGATCTCGGTTCCCTGCGGGATCTTCGTCGAGTTCTTCCGCAGTGTGCCGGTGCTGGTGCTGATGGTCTTCTTCTACAGCATGCTCGGGCCGCTGGGCATTCTGCAGGGTGTCTACCTGCCGATGGCCGGTGTGGTCCTGGGCCTGGTGTTCTACAACTCCACCGTGATCGCCGAACTGGTACGGTCCGGCGTCCACTCCCTGCCGCGCGGACAGCGCGAGGCCGGGCTGATGGTGGGGCTGACCGAGGGCCAGGTACTGCGTTCGGTGCTGCTGCCGCAGGCGATCGCATCGATGTTGCCGGCACTGCTGAACCAGTTGGTGGTGATCTTGAAGGACACCGCGCTGGGCTACATCATCACCTACCAGGAACTGCTGCAGAGCATGCGGATCTTCGCCACCGTCCAGGGCAACCTGGTCGCGTCGTTCCTGGTCGCTGCCGCAATCATGATCGTGTTGAACTTCGCGCTCACCAGCATCGCCCAGTTGATCCAGAAGCGGCTGAGCCGCGGTCGACGCAGCCCGACCGCCGGACCGATCGCCCCCGCGGCGGGTGTTGTCGCGGATCCGGCACGCTGA
- a CDS encoding amino acid ABC transporter permease — protein sequence MDDLIEVLTRFDVLQAFWVTIQLAVTTIIGSSILGLVIAVMRVSPSSAMRAIGSIYIFLFRNTPLTFLVVLLYVGIAITVPVYPLGRMAPLAWNIFFWAWLGLTLYHAAYICEALRSGVNTVDLGQAEAARAIGLSFVPSLVQVILPQALRGALAPLGNAMVALIKNTTVAAAIGVAGPSVSLAGMIEFRPDLGIVSFLIIAVGFVILTLPVGYLFTSLSQRLAVRR from the coding sequence ATGGACGACCTCATCGAGGTTCTGACAAGGTTCGATGTCCTTCAAGCCTTCTGGGTGACCATCCAACTGGCGGTCACCACGATCATCGGATCGTCGATCCTCGGCCTGGTGATCGCCGTCATGCGGGTGTCACCGTCCTCGGCGATGCGTGCCATCGGGTCGATCTACATCTTCCTCTTCCGCAACACCCCGCTGACCTTCCTGGTCGTGCTGCTCTACGTCGGTATCGCGATCACCGTGCCGGTCTATCCGTTGGGACGGATGGCCCCGCTGGCCTGGAACATCTTCTTCTGGGCCTGGCTCGGTCTCACCCTGTATCACGCGGCCTACATCTGCGAGGCCCTGCGCTCGGGTGTGAACACCGTCGACCTCGGCCAGGCCGAGGCCGCGCGAGCGATCGGCCTGTCCTTCGTCCCCTCACTGGTGCAGGTGATCCTGCCCCAGGCCCTGCGCGGCGCCCTGGCTCCGCTGGGCAATGCCATGGTCGCCCTGATCAAGAACACCACCGTCGCCGCCGCGATCGGTGTCGCCGGTCCGTCGGTGTCGCTGGCAGGCATGATCGAGTTCCGGCCCGACCTGGGCATCGTCAGCTTCCTGATCATCGCGGTCGGCTTCGTGATCCTCACGCTGCCGGTCGGCTACCTGTTCACCAGCCTCTCCCAGCGATTGGCGGTACGCCGATGA
- a CDS encoding glutamate ABC transporter substrate-binding protein has product MKITKLAGVAAATSALVLAMSACANQAGQAPGGDTGGDSGGESIRIGIKFDQPGLGLQEGAEFTGFDVEVAQYVANELGYSDVEFVSAPSAQREDLIENGQVDMIFATYSITEARQERVSFAGPYFVAGQDLLVRADDTSITGPESLPGKRLCSVSGSTSAENVQEEYGTEIELQEFPDYATCVTQLAAGGVDAVTTDDVILAGFAAQPQYEGQLKVVGQPFSEERYGVGIKKGDTELCTRIDDAITSMIDSGAWQTALDETVGQSGFTPNPEFNPPTEFEPCV; this is encoded by the coding sequence ATGAAGATCACGAAACTCGCGGGCGTCGCGGCTGCGACCTCTGCACTGGTGCTGGCGATGAGCGCCTGCGCGAACCAGGCCGGTCAGGCCCCGGGCGGTGACACCGGCGGTGACAGCGGCGGCGAGTCGATCCGTATCGGCATCAAGTTCGACCAGCCGGGTCTGGGCCTGCAGGAGGGTGCGGAGTTCACCGGATTCGATGTCGAGGTCGCCCAGTACGTGGCCAATGAACTCGGCTACAGCGATGTGGAGTTCGTGTCCGCCCCGTCGGCTCAGCGTGAGGACCTAATCGAGAACGGTCAGGTGGACATGATCTTCGCGACCTATTCGATCACCGAGGCACGCCAGGAGCGCGTCTCCTTCGCCGGGCCGTACTTCGTCGCCGGCCAGGACCTGCTGGTCCGGGCCGATGACACCAGCATCACCGGCCCGGAGTCGTTGCCGGGCAAGCGTCTGTGCTCGGTCTCCGGCTCCACCTCGGCAGAGAACGTGCAGGAGGAGTACGGCACCGAGATCGAACTGCAGGAGTTCCCCGACTACGCAACCTGTGTCACCCAGCTGGCTGCCGGTGGCGTCGATGCGGTGACCACCGACGACGTGATCCTGGCCGGTTTCGCCGCCCAGCCGCAGTACGAGGGTCAGCTGAAGGTCGTCGGCCAGCCGTTCAGCGAGGAGCGTTACGGCGTCGGCATCAAGAAGGGCGACACCGAGCTCTGCACCAGGATCGACGATGCGATCACCAGCATGATCGATTCCGGCGCCTGGCAGACGGCTCTGGACGAGACGGTGGGCCAGTCCGGCTTCACCCCGAACCCGGAGTTCAACCCGCCCACCGAGTTCGAGCCCTGCGTCTGA
- a CDS encoding amino acid ABC transporter ATP-binding protein translates to MTSEPDHVAGEPLVVLEDVNKHFGELHVLQNINLTINRGEVVVVIGPSGSGKSTLCRAINRLETIDDGRITVDGKDLPAEGKALAKLRADVGMVFQSFNLFAHKTILDNVTLGPIKVRKQKPAAARERAMELLRRVGIDSQASKLPAQLSGGQQQRVAIARALAMDPKVILFDEPTSALDPEMVNEVLDVMVDLAKGGMTMVVVTHEMGFARKAANRVVFMADGQIVEESDPESFFTNPKSSRAKDFLGKILSH, encoded by the coding sequence ATGACCTCCGAGCCCGACCATGTAGCCGGCGAACCGCTCGTCGTGCTCGAAGATGTGAACAAGCACTTCGGCGAGCTGCACGTACTGCAGAACATCAATCTGACCATCAACCGGGGTGAGGTGGTCGTCGTGATCGGCCCCTCGGGTTCGGGCAAGTCGACCCTGTGCCGGGCGATCAACCGGCTGGAGACCATCGACGACGGCCGGATCACCGTCGACGGCAAGGACTTGCCCGCCGAGGGCAAGGCCCTGGCGAAGCTTCGCGCCGATGTGGGCATGGTGTTCCAGTCGTTCAACCTGTTCGCCCACAAGACGATCCTGGACAACGTCACCCTCGGGCCGATCAAGGTACGCAAGCAGAAGCCGGCCGCTGCCCGGGAGCGGGCGATGGAACTGTTGCGCCGGGTCGGCATCGACTCGCAGGCCTCGAAGCTTCCCGCCCAGTTGTCCGGTGGCCAGCAGCAGCGGGTGGCGATCGCCCGGGCGCTGGCGATGGACCCGAAGGTGATCTTGTTCGACGAGCCCACCTCGGCGCTGGACCCGGAGATGGTGAACGAGGTGCTGGACGTCATGGTCGACCTCGCCAAGGGCGGTATGACCATGGTCGTGGTCACCCACGAGATGGGTTTCGCCCGCAAGGCCGCCAACCGGGTGGTCTTCATGGCCGACGGTCAGATCGTCGAGGAGAGCGATCCGGAATCGTTCTTCACCAATCCGAAATCTTCCCGGGCGAAGGACTTCCTCGGGAAGATCCTCTCCCACTGA
- the miaB gene encoding tRNA (N6-isopentenyl adenosine(37)-C2)-methylthiotransferase MiaB, protein MTNTATASPQLTGDQPHRTYQVRTYGCQMNVHDSERIGGLLEQAGYAPAAEGDDADVVVFNTCAVRENADNRLYGNLGHLLPTKQARPGMQIAVGGCLAQKDRETITRKAPWVDVVFGTHNVGSLPVLLERARIAEESQVEIVEALQTFPSNLPTRRDSAYAAWVSISVGCNNTCTFCIVPALRGKETDRRPGEILAEIEALVAEGVQEITLLGQNVNAYGVEFGDRQAFAKLLRACGGIDGLERVRFTSPHPKDFTSDVIAAMAETPNVMPQLHMPLQSGSSAVLKAMRRSYRQEKFLRIIDEVRQAMPQAAITTDIIVGFPGETDADFEETMKVAEAARFSSAFTFQYSKRPGTPAATMDNQVPKAVVQERYERLVARLDEIAWEENKRLLGQQVEVMFADGEGRKDAATDRMSGRARDNRLVHVAVPADPGLRPRPGDIALATVTHAAPHHLTADGEFSGLRRTRGGDAWQARTEQPATSRAVGLGMPGLGKPAAAPAPTGPGCQTC, encoded by the coding sequence ATGACGAACACCGCCACCGCATCCCCGCAGCTCACCGGCGACCAGCCGCATCGCACCTATCAGGTGCGTACCTACGGCTGCCAGATGAACGTGCACGATTCGGAGCGGATCGGTGGCCTGCTCGAGCAGGCAGGTTATGCCCCGGCGGCCGAGGGTGACGACGCCGATGTGGTGGTCTTCAACACCTGTGCGGTACGGGAGAACGCCGACAACCGGCTCTACGGCAATCTCGGACACCTGCTGCCGACCAAACAGGCACGACCCGGGATGCAGATCGCCGTCGGTGGATGCCTGGCCCAGAAGGACCGGGAGACGATCACCAGGAAGGCGCCGTGGGTCGACGTGGTGTTCGGCACCCACAACGTCGGCTCGCTGCCGGTGCTGCTGGAGCGCGCCCGGATCGCCGAGGAGTCGCAGGTCGAGATCGTCGAGGCGTTGCAGACCTTCCCGTCCAACCTGCCCACCCGCCGCGATTCGGCCTACGCGGCCTGGGTCTCGATCAGCGTCGGCTGCAACAACACCTGCACCTTCTGCATCGTGCCCGCACTGCGCGGCAAGGAGACCGACCGGCGCCCCGGTGAGATCCTCGCCGAGATCGAGGCACTGGTCGCCGAAGGGGTGCAGGAGATCACCCTGCTGGGACAGAACGTCAACGCCTACGGTGTCGAGTTCGGTGACCGACAGGCATTCGCGAAACTGCTGCGGGCCTGTGGTGGGATCGACGGCCTGGAGCGGGTGCGTTTCACCTCCCCGCATCCGAAGGACTTCACCTCCGACGTGATCGCGGCCATGGCCGAGACCCCGAACGTGATGCCGCAGTTGCACATGCCCCTGCAATCGGGTTCCTCGGCGGTGCTGAAGGCGATGCGTCGCTCGTACCGGCAGGAGAAGTTCCTGCGGATCATCGACGAGGTACGCCAGGCGATGCCGCAGGCAGCGATCACGACCGACATCATCGTCGGATTCCCCGGGGAGACCGATGCGGATTTCGAGGAGACGATGAAGGTCGCCGAGGCGGCGCGGTTCTCCTCGGCCTTCACCTTCCAGTACTCCAAGCGGCCCGGTACGCCGGCGGCCACGATGGACAACCAGGTGCCGAAGGCTGTGGTGCAGGAACGTTACGAACGACTGGTCGCCCGGCTGGACGAGATCGCCTGGGAGGAGAACAAGCGACTGCTCGGCCAGCAGGTCGAGGTGATGTTCGCCGACGGTGAGGGACGCAAGGACGCCGCCACCGATCGGATGTCGGGCCGGGCCCGGGACAACCGGCTGGTGCACGTCGCCGTACCGGCCGATCCGGGGCTTCGCCCGCGGCCCGGTGACATCGCCCTGGCCACCGTCACCCATGCCGCGCCGCACCATCTGACCGCCGACGGCGAGTTCAGCGGGCTTCGGCGGACCCGTGGTGGCGACGCCTGGCAGGCCCGCACCGAGCAGCCGGCGACCAGTCGTGCGGTCGGCCTCGGTATGCCCGGTCTCGGCAAGCCGGCCGCGGCTCCGGCCCCGACCGGCCCCGGCTGCCAGACCTGCTGA
- a CDS encoding antitoxin, which produces MGIFDKAKDLASEHSDKVDQGIDQAGDAVDQKTGSKYEGQVDQAQDFAKDQFGGQPGEGEPKPE; this is translated from the coding sequence ATGGGAATCTTCGACAAGGCCAAGGATCTGGCTTCCGAGCACAGCGACAAGGTCGACCAGGGCATTGACCAGGCCGGCGACGCTGTCGATCAGAAGACCGGCAGCAAGTACGAGGGCCAGGTGGACCAGGCCCAGGACTTCGCCAAGGATCAGTTCGGCGGACAGCCGGGCGAGGGTGAGCCGAAGCCGGAGTGA
- the miaA gene encoding tRNA (adenosine(37)-N6)-dimethylallyltransferase MiaA produces MGHLRPPLWVLNGATASGKSGLAIELAQRLAAAGQPAEIVNADSMLVYRGMDIGTAKPTADERAAVPHHLIDIHDIEEPAAVADFQQRARQVIESCRSRGVLPILAGGSALYVRAIIDEFDFPGADPQVRARWEEVLAERGPEHLHAELGRRAPQAAARILPGNGRRLVRALEIHELTGQVTAALPEPTYALDAVRQIGIEIERDALDARIEARVEQMWDQGFVGEVEGLAARGLADTPTAGKALGYRQVLAYLRGDLTERQASERTVSATRRFSRKQFGWFRRDLRIRWYPALDPRLADRVLADAQDWTHA; encoded by the coding sequence GTGGGTCACCTGCGTCCGCCGCTGTGGGTCCTCAATGGCGCCACGGCCAGCGGAAAGAGCGGTCTGGCCATCGAATTGGCACAGCGGCTCGCGGCTGCGGGACAACCGGCAGAAATCGTGAATGCCGACTCGATGCTGGTCTACCGCGGGATGGACATCGGTACGGCCAAACCGACCGCGGACGAGCGCGCGGCCGTACCGCATCATCTGATCGACATCCACGACATCGAAGAACCGGCCGCAGTCGCCGACTTCCAGCAGCGCGCCCGGCAGGTGATCGAGTCCTGCCGCAGCCGTGGGGTGCTGCCGATCCTCGCCGGCGGGTCGGCACTGTACGTCCGGGCGATCATCGACGAGTTCGACTTCCCCGGCGCCGACCCGCAGGTACGGGCCCGCTGGGAGGAGGTCCTGGCCGAGCGTGGACCCGAGCACCTGCATGCCGAACTGGGCCGCCGTGCACCGCAGGCGGCCGCCCGGATCCTGCCCGGGAACGGCCGGCGGCTGGTCCGGGCGCTGGAGATCCACGAACTGACCGGCCAGGTCACCGCTGCGTTGCCGGAGCCGACCTATGCCCTCGACGCAGTCCGGCAGATCGGGATCGAGATCGAGCGGGACGCCCTGGATGCCCGGATCGAGGCGCGGGTCGAGCAGATGTGGGACCAGGGGTTCGTCGGGGAGGTCGAGGGCCTGGCGGCGCGTGGTCTTGCCGACACGCCCACCGCGGGCAAGGCGCTGGGATACCGCCAGGTGCTGGCGTACCTGCGTGGTGACCTGACCGAACGCCAGGCGAGCGAACGTACCGTCTCGGCGACCCGGCGATTCTCCCGCAAACAGTTCGGCTGGTTCCGTCGCGACCTGAGAATTCGCTGGTATCCGGCCCTCGATCCGCGATTGGCCGACCGAGTGTTGGCCGATGCGCAAGACTGGACGCATGCGTAA
- the dapF gene encoding diaminopimelate epimerase, producing the protein MRNWPFAKGHGTHNDFVIINDRHGMYDPDSADVRFLCDRHGGIGGDGVLRVVRARYVKDWDGDPDLWFMDYRNADGSIAEMCGNGVRVFARYLVEEGLAMGESLPIATRAGLRTARFVHQDQVAVEMGPVVVRDAGVKVELAGERWPALSVDVGNPHAVVEVSDLSTLDFYFAPTWFPSEAFPEGVNVEFVRSVGPGHIAMRVFERGVGETQSCGTGTVAAAAAAAQRDGTGITHWRVDVPGGTVRVDLRPDGSTLTGPAVIVARGEVFLPNQFD; encoded by the coding sequence ATGCGTAACTGGCCATTCGCCAAAGGACACGGCACGCACAACGACTTCGTCATCATCAACGATCGGCACGGGATGTACGATCCCGACTCCGCCGACGTGCGTTTCCTCTGCGACCGGCACGGGGGCATCGGTGGCGACGGCGTGTTGCGTGTGGTCCGGGCCCGCTACGTCAAGGACTGGGACGGCGACCCGGATCTGTGGTTCATGGACTACCGCAATGCCGACGGTTCGATCGCCGAGATGTGCGGCAACGGGGTACGGGTGTTCGCCCGCTACCTGGTCGAGGAGGGGCTCGCCATGGGGGAGTCGCTGCCCATCGCCACCCGCGCCGGTCTGCGTACCGCTCGTTTCGTGCACCAGGACCAGGTCGCGGTCGAGATGGGACCGGTCGTCGTCAGGGACGCCGGGGTGAAGGTGGAGTTGGCCGGGGAACGCTGGCCGGCGCTGAGTGTCGACGTCGGCAATCCGCATGCCGTGGTCGAGGTCAGTGATCTGTCGACCCTCGACTTCTACTTCGCGCCGACCTGGTTCCCGTCGGAGGCCTTTCCCGAGGGCGTGAACGTCGAATTCGTCCGTTCGGTCGGCCCCGGCCACATCGCCATGCGGGTCTTCGAGCGGGGGGTCGGGGAGACCCAGTCGTGTGGCACCGGCACCGTGGCCGCAGCGGCCGCGGCGGCTCAGCGCGACGGCACCGGGATCACCCATTGGCGGGTGGACGTGCCCGGTGGGACGGTGCGGGTGGATCTTCGCCCCGATGGGTCCACCTTGACCGGCCCTGCCGTGATCGTCGCTCGGGGCGAGGTCTTCCTCCCCAATCAGTTCGACTGA